A single region of the Pontibacter kalidii genome encodes:
- the tgt gene encoding tRNA guanosine(34) transglycosylase Tgt: MQFNLVATDPQSKARAGVVQTDHGAIETPIFMPVGTAGTVKAVHQRELKEDIKAEIILGNTYHLYLRPGLDILEQAGGLHKFNGWDRPILTDSGGYQVFSLAGTRKIKEEGVKFKSHIDGSTLNFTPENVMDTQRTIGADIIMAFDECTPYPCDYTYAKHSMERTHRWLQRCVDRFDSTDPKYGYNQTLFPIVQGSTYKDLRVQSAETIASFGREGNAIGGLSVGEPAEMMYEMTEVVCDILPKDKPRYLMGVGTPANILENIALGVDMFDCVLPTRNARNGMLFTTQGIINIRNKKWADDFSPIDAELGGYVSTFYTKAYLRHLIHSTEYLAGQIASVHNLTFYLWLVKQARQHILNGTFRDWKDLMVKKLMTRL, from the coding sequence ATGCAGTTTAATTTAGTAGCAACAGACCCTCAGTCCAAAGCCCGCGCCGGGGTGGTGCAAACCGACCACGGCGCCATCGAAACGCCTATCTTTATGCCGGTGGGCACGGCCGGCACGGTAAAAGCCGTGCACCAGCGCGAGCTGAAGGAAGACATAAAAGCCGAGATCATACTTGGCAACACCTACCATTTGTACCTGCGCCCAGGGCTGGATATACTGGAGCAGGCAGGCGGCCTGCACAAGTTCAACGGCTGGGACCGCCCCATCCTAACCGACAGCGGCGGGTATCAGGTGTTCTCGCTGGCCGGCACGCGCAAGATCAAGGAGGAAGGCGTAAAGTTTAAATCACACATCGATGGCTCCACGCTCAACTTCACCCCGGAGAACGTGATGGATACGCAGCGCACCATCGGCGCCGACATCATCATGGCCTTCGACGAGTGCACCCCCTACCCTTGCGACTATACGTATGCCAAGCACTCGATGGAGCGCACGCACCGCTGGCTGCAGCGCTGCGTAGACCGCTTCGACAGTACCGACCCGAAGTATGGCTATAACCAGACGCTCTTCCCGATCGTGCAGGGCAGCACCTACAAAGACCTGCGGGTGCAGTCGGCGGAGACTATTGCCAGCTTCGGCCGCGAGGGCAACGCTATTGGGGGCCTGTCAGTAGGCGAGCCGGCCGAGATGATGTATGAGATGACCGAGGTGGTGTGCGACATACTGCCCAAGGACAAGCCGCGTTACCTGATGGGCGTGGGCACACCAGCCAACATCCTGGAGAATATCGCCCTGGGCGTGGATATGTTCGACTGCGTGCTGCCAACGCGCAATGCCCGTAACGGCATGCTGTTCACTACGCAGGGCATCATCAACATCCGGAATAAAAAGTGGGCCGATGATTTCAGCCCGATCGATGCGGAGCTTGGTGGCTACGTGAGCACGTTTTATACCAAAGCCTACCTGCGCCACCTCATTCACAGCACCGAGTACCTGGCCGGCCAGATTGCCAGCGTGCACAACCTCACGTTTTACCTGTGGTTAGTAAAGCAGGCCCGCCAGCACATCCTGAACGGAACTTTCCGCGACTGGAAAGACCTGATGGTAAAGAAACTGATGACACGTTTGTAG
- a CDS encoding LptF/LptG family permease, giving the protein MKLLDKYILKKFLTTYVFTVLIMVAVILVIDFTEKNDDFIKTNPSIGEILFDYYLNLIPFYANMLSPITVFIATVFVTAKLASHTEIVAMLSSGISFRRLLVPYLIGASIIGATIFVLIGWVIPNANKESVAFQVKYIKSPFTYDSRNIHIKIGPETYVYMESYNNSAHIGYNFAMETIKGTNLRQKLSASSISWNAEKEKWHINQYTLRTFDGEKETLYKGTNLDTTLNMWPKDFESTYKLEQTLTLTQLNDYINEKISRGADDIEIYLIEKYERFSYPFAIIILTVIGVIVSARKARGGVGFQIALGFLLAFIFIIFVITSRSLAQVGDIAPQIAAWIPTIVFTGIGFLLYRYVPR; this is encoded by the coding sequence TTGAAGCTCCTCGACAAGTACATCCTCAAGAAGTTCCTGACCACCTACGTGTTCACGGTGCTGATTATGGTGGCCGTTATTCTGGTGATTGACTTCACGGAGAAGAACGACGACTTCATCAAGACCAACCCGAGCATAGGCGAGATCCTGTTCGATTATTACCTGAACCTGATCCCCTTCTATGCCAACATGCTCAGCCCGATCACGGTGTTCATTGCCACGGTGTTTGTTACGGCCAAGCTGGCCTCGCATACCGAGATCGTGGCTATGCTGAGCAGCGGCATCAGCTTCCGGCGCCTTTTGGTGCCTTACCTGATAGGTGCCTCGATCATCGGGGCCACCATATTCGTGCTGATCGGCTGGGTGATCCCGAACGCGAACAAGGAGAGCGTGGCCTTCCAGGTGAAGTACATCAAGAGCCCCTTTACCTACGACAGCCGCAACATCCACATCAAAATTGGCCCGGAGACATACGTGTACATGGAGAGCTACAACAACTCGGCGCACATTGGCTACAACTTTGCCATGGAAACCATAAAGGGCACCAACCTGCGCCAGAAGCTCAGCGCCAGCAGCATCTCCTGGAACGCCGAGAAAGAGAAGTGGCACATCAACCAGTACACGCTGCGCACCTTCGATGGCGAGAAGGAAACCCTCTACAAGGGCACCAACCTGGACACCACGCTGAACATGTGGCCCAAGGACTTCGAGAGCACCTATAAACTGGAGCAGACCCTGACGTTGACACAGCTAAACGACTACATCAACGAGAAAATATCCCGGGGTGCCGACGACATAGAGATCTACCTGATCGAGAAATATGAGCGCTTCAGCTATCCGTTTGCCATCATCATACTTACCGTGATCGGGGTGATCGTGAGTGCGCGCAAGGCGCGAGGTGGCGTGGGCTTCCAGATTGCGCTTGGCTTTTTGCTGGCCTTCATCTTCATCATTTTCGTGATCACAAGCCGAAGTCTGGCGCAGGTGGGCGATATTGCGCCGCAGATCGCAGCATGGATTCCGACCATCGTATTTACGGGTATCGGCTTTTTATTGTATCGTTACGTACCGCGCTAA
- a CDS encoding DMT family transporter, with amino-acid sequence MPRLKDFIELHFVIFLWGFTAILGKLITIPAVELVTVRTLITALALGAIMHRSGTPFGIGRATITKIMLVGLVIAAHWVLFFAAARVSSVSISLVGLSTSSLWTAFLEPLFNKGKIKPHEIFLALLVIMGLYIIFQHETSFDSVLGISMAIGAALLGSIFTIINANLVKTIPSTTITMYEMAGACVGTMLFFPIYTLYFTEGSLNFGLTGMDWVYLLVLALACTVYAYTASVRLMQRISAYTVNLTVNLEPVYGIVLAWFIFNEGEQMSQGFYIGAGVILLSVFIYPVLDMLEKRRQRKLQQPLPDNVMSGKD; translated from the coding sequence ATGCCACGTCTTAAAGATTTTATCGAGCTCCACTTTGTTATCTTCCTGTGGGGCTTCACGGCCATACTTGGCAAACTGATCACCATTCCAGCCGTGGAACTGGTAACGGTCCGTACCCTCATCACAGCCCTGGCGCTGGGCGCCATCATGCATAGAAGCGGCACACCTTTTGGGATAGGCCGCGCCACCATCACGAAGATCATGTTGGTAGGCCTGGTTATAGCGGCCCATTGGGTCCTGTTCTTTGCGGCGGCGCGCGTGTCCTCGGTGTCCATAAGCCTGGTGGGCCTCTCCACCAGCAGTCTTTGGACGGCTTTCCTGGAACCGCTCTTTAACAAAGGCAAAATCAAGCCGCACGAGATTTTCCTGGCCCTGCTCGTGATCATGGGGCTCTACATCATTTTCCAGCACGAGACCAGCTTCGACAGTGTGCTGGGCATCAGTATGGCGATCGGGGCGGCGCTGCTGGGTTCCATCTTCACCATCATCAATGCCAACCTGGTCAAGACGATACCATCTACCACCATTACCATGTATGAGATGGCCGGGGCGTGTGTGGGTACGATGCTGTTCTTTCCTATCTATACATTATACTTTACGGAGGGCAGCCTTAATTTCGGCCTCACCGGCATGGACTGGGTATACCTGCTGGTGCTGGCGCTGGCTTGCACGGTGTATGCTTACACCGCCTCGGTCCGGCTGATGCAGCGCATCTCGGCCTACACGGTAAACCTGACCGTGAACCTCGAGCCGGTGTATGGCATCGTTCTGGCGTGGTTCATCTTTAACGAGGGCGAGCAGATGTCGCAGGGCTTTTACATCGGTGCCGGGGTTATCCTGCTCAGCGTGTTTATCTACCCTGTGCTGGATATGCTGGAGAAGCGCCGCCAACGGAAGCTACAGCAGCCCCTGCCAGACAACGTAATGAGCGGGAAAGACTAA